One window of the Candidatus Neomarinimicrobiota bacterium genome contains the following:
- a CDS encoding NADH-quinone oxidoreductase subunit N — protein sequence MSNLNSLAYFWPELILTVTVLVAIIADLFYRKEESFKVAWWVLGGLAMTLFAIRIGGSAVTDLFMGSIALDPFSEFFKVLILISTALVILMSFNSNELKEYRVGEYFSVMAIMAFGLFMMASAIDILMVYLAIEVVSIMSFFLAGYLKKETRSNEASLKYVIYGAFSSGIMLYGLSILFGLTGTTKFFEMQAAIAGLSPDANLALILSAVFILAGFGYKISAVPFHFWTPDVYEGSPTTITAYLSVAPKAAGFAMLIRFFNQVFGDGNGFASESWSAVNSVPWPQLLAILAAATMTIGNLVAIQQKSVKRMLAYSSIAHAGYMMMALPLMSQSGVYGIMMYLVMYIFMNLGAFFVVIFVQNKTGGEDFEDFNALGWNMPFVGGVMTLFMIALTGLPPTAGFIGKFYIFAAVIEGGSQYYWLAIVGALNSVVSLYYYIRVVKHMYLIGERSESVSMPDSKLVTVLLLSLAIPTFVFGWYFGPVANWVSESLVIFQGM from the coding sequence ATGAGCAATCTCAATAGCTTAGCTTACTTTTGGCCGGAATTAATTCTGACCGTGACGGTTTTGGTAGCCATTATAGCCGATCTTTTCTACCGGAAGGAAGAGTCCTTTAAGGTAGCATGGTGGGTGCTTGGTGGACTCGCCATGACCTTGTTTGCCATCCGTATTGGTGGCAGCGCTGTTACTGACCTTTTTATGGGCTCTATTGCATTAGATCCATTCTCAGAATTTTTTAAAGTCCTCATTCTTATATCTACAGCCTTAGTGATTCTTATGAGTTTTAATAGCAATGAGCTTAAAGAATACAGAGTCGGTGAATACTTCTCAGTAATGGCTATTATGGCTTTTGGTTTATTTATGATGGCATCTGCCATTGATATTCTAATGGTGTATTTGGCTATAGAAGTGGTTTCAATTATGTCCTTCTTTTTAGCGGGATACCTTAAAAAAGAGACAAGAAGCAATGAAGCATCCCTTAAATATGTCATTTATGGTGCCTTCTCATCGGGAATCATGCTCTATGGATTAAGCATCCTGTTTGGTTTAACAGGAACTACAAAATTTTTCGAAATGCAAGCGGCTATTGCCGGTTTGAGTCCTGATGCGAATTTGGCCCTGATTCTTTCTGCTGTGTTCATTTTAGCGGGATTTGGGTATAAAATATCTGCTGTTCCATTTCACTTTTGGACGCCGGACGTTTATGAAGGATCACCCACAACTATTACAGCATACTTATCGGTGGCGCCAAAAGCTGCCGGTTTTGCCATGTTGATTCGTTTCTTTAACCAAGTGTTTGGTGATGGAAATGGGTTTGCCTCCGAATCATGGTCTGCAGTAAACAGTGTTCCATGGCCCCAACTTTTGGCAATCTTGGCAGCGGCAACAATGACCATTGGTAATCTCGTAGCCATTCAACAAAAAAGTGTTAAACGAATGTTGGCTTATTCAAGTATTGCCCACGCTGGATATATGATGATGGCCCTACCCTTGATGTCTCAATCTGGGGTGTATGGTATTATGATGTACTTGGTTATGTACATTTTCATGAACCTAGGTGCATTCTTTGTGGTCATTTTTGTCCAGAATAAAACAGGCGGAGAAGATTTTGAGGACTTCAATGCCCTTGGATGGAATATGCCCTTTGTCGGTGGTGTCATGACCTTATTTATGATAGCCTTAACGGGACTGCCACCCACAGCTGGATTCATTGGAAAATTTTATATTTTTGCGGCAGTTATCGAAGGTGGTTCGCAATACTATTGGTTAGCTATTGTTGGTGCATTAAATAGTGTTGTGTCTCTTTATTACTATATTCGTGTTGTGAAGCATATGTATTTAATTGGCGAACGAAGTGAAAGTGTTTCAATGCCGGATTCTAAATTGGTTACAGTGCTTTTATTGTCTTTGGCAATACCCACCTTTGTTTTTGGTTGGTATTTTGGACCGGTAGCGAATTGGGTAAGTGAATCTTTAGTCATTTTTCAGGGAATGTAA
- a CDS encoding Na(+)-translocating NADH-quinone reductase subunit A, which yields MADLNIRKGHDIRIAGVPSNEVQKGYQPKFVAIQPTDFRGLKPKLCVKEGDSVKLGSALFSCKTNPEVSYPSPGGGKVTSIQYGPRRVIEKIIIELAEKEELESFKIFRSAEIPKLDREKVLSALLNGNMFPFIRQRPFNKVANPDERPRDIYISGWNTAPLSVNLDVALRRRLSQFQTGINVLQKLTNGHVHLSMNENTVSDTLIEAQGAKVYTVDGPHPAGNVGIQIHHFGPLGLHDVVWTVNAQDVVRIGNLFLTGKYDTTLFTTIGGPGVKNPTHIKTRIGVQLEALLKDNLYGGEQRIISGDVLTGTKTYSDGFLGFYDSSVSVLPEGGEREFMGMLRPGSSSTRYSLTNSFLGFGKKLFFFNTLNNGSERYMVPINAWEDVLPMDILPNALYRAIHAEDIEEMEQLGIMECDDEDFALCSFACPSKINVGGMIRHGLELMEKEG from the coding sequence TTGGCTGATTTAAATATAAGAAAAGGACATGATATCCGCATCGCGGGTGTTCCCAGCAATGAGGTCCAAAAAGGATATCAACCCAAATTTGTAGCCATTCAACCAACTGATTTTCGCGGATTAAAACCAAAACTCTGCGTGAAAGAGGGTGATTCAGTAAAATTGGGATCCGCCCTATTTAGTTGCAAAACCAATCCAGAAGTATCATACCCTTCGCCTGGTGGTGGTAAAGTAACCTCTATTCAATACGGTCCACGGCGTGTTATAGAAAAAATTATTATTGAATTGGCTGAAAAGGAAGAATTAGAATCATTCAAAATTTTCCGCTCAGCTGAAATACCAAAATTAGATAGAGAAAAAGTATTATCTGCTTTACTCAATGGAAATATGTTTCCATTCATTCGCCAGCGGCCTTTTAATAAAGTGGCGAACCCAGATGAAAGACCTCGAGATATTTATATTTCTGGCTGGAATACAGCACCACTTTCAGTCAATCTAGATGTTGCCCTTCGACGGCGACTGTCGCAATTCCAAACTGGCATAAATGTGCTCCAAAAATTAACCAATGGCCATGTTCATTTGTCTATGAATGAAAATACCGTTTCGGATACTCTCATTGAAGCTCAAGGTGCCAAAGTATATACTGTTGATGGGCCCCATCCGGCGGGGAATGTTGGTATTCAAATACACCATTTTGGGCCATTGGGATTGCATGATGTGGTATGGACGGTAAACGCTCAAGATGTTGTACGGATTGGTAATCTTTTCCTTACAGGAAAATATGATACAACTTTATTTACAACAATTGGCGGACCCGGCGTTAAAAACCCAACGCATATTAAAACTAGAATAGGTGTTCAATTAGAGGCACTTCTTAAAGATAATTTATACGGAGGAGAGCAACGTATCATTTCCGGTGATGTGCTTACGGGAACTAAAACATACTCTGATGGATTCTTGGGCTTTTATGATTCCTCGGTGTCTGTCTTGCCTGAAGGCGGTGAGCGAGAATTCATGGGGATGCTCCGGCCCGGTTCATCCTCGACGCGCTATAGCTTAACCAATTCATTTTTGGGATTCGGGAAAAAACTGTTTTTCTTTAATACACTGAATAATGGTAGTGAAAGATATATGGTACCCATTAATGCTTGGGAAGATGTACTTCCAATGGATATTCTGCCCAATGCTCTCTACCGTGCGATTCATGCCGAGGATATTGAAGAGATGGAACAATTGGGAATAATGGAATGTGATGATGAAGATTTCGCCCTCTGTTCTTTTGCCTGTCCGAGTAAGATTAATGTTGGCGGTATGATCCGCCATGGGTTAGAGCTCATGGAGAAAGAAGGATAG